The nucleotide sequence CAGATTCCTGGAGGAGTTCCTCAGTTTTTGCTTGCTTACTATAGCCGGTGGTGGTCTGTAACTTATGGATCTGGTTTCTCCTCTCCGAAACACTCGTCTAATTATTGCAGTCAATCAGCTTATTATTTGATCATCAACAATGTAGAGGAGGGAGACACAGCAATCTATTACTGTCAAACATGGGACGGCTCTGTTAATGAGTGGGTATCACAGTGAATTACACTGTGACAAAAACCTCCTCACAAACACTTCTTCTCAACAAAGAATGAAGCAACTGAGCATCGATTTCTAACTTCCTCATATACATTCAACATAAACATCCAAATCTACTTGAACTTATACAAATGTGTTGACTCAGCTTACTAATATCAGTATGTTTGATTAAgcatattttcacacacacacctcctgtgTCCTCCTACATATGTGTATCAGAGGAGGAACGTTGCTGGCTTCACCTCCGCACAGATCAACTGTGTAGTCAGCAGTAACCAAAACAGCTTTAAGAGGAAAAAGAGATTTCTGGTAGAAAGAAAATGAGGAAATATCAGTGTAATGAGAATAATTTGCTCACATTTCATGTGGTGCAAATTGCTGATTGTGGCACTAACTGTTGTGTCTTGTGATGTAAGGAGGAGGTTTAAGTCATTGAGGGTGGGACGTATATACTGAATTTATGGCCTATGATTAGAATATTTTCTATAAGTTAACAAAATACCGTTCTCCACCGTCACTGAACTAGAACTGAGTGAGACTCATTCAGCAAAAAACATTGTGAATTAAACAAGTTTGTGCTTATTTGTACTTACGACagtttaaacagtgttttaactGCAATATCTTTACACCAAATTCTATGGCAATTTTAATGTTCCTCACAGCTGattcagagaaacacagatggTAGACATATTTCTATATTATTGTGCTTTAAATTTTTTATCTTGTTACTGAGCTCTGCGTGTACAATTTAGGAAAAGGAATTACTGCAAATGAAGAAACAACATTGttaatacatgtttttgttattaaacTTGATTAATATTTCTTATTATCTGGTTACTTGCAGTGGTTTGAGACATTagaaaaatctgataaaatgaGCAAATGAAACTGAGTTTTCATCCTCCGTCAGTGAAGCATCACCTCTctactcctccctctcttccttcccCGGATGCACCTGCAGGCCTCCTCTCCTTATTTATAGCTCCATGTAAATGAAGAGGTCAAGTGTCAGCAGAGTTTACTTCTAATGTGTGTGAATTATGTTCATGTGTGCAGAGCCAAAGCTTATATCCTGCATTAGATGTCTCctgttaaaacattaaacacatgtAAATCATATAAGCAAATAGATGATATGAGATTAAGAAATGTGACAAACCATGCAGAtgttgcccccattcatcacgactagctcatgatgaatgggggcaaaaacaaaagtgttgcatttataattttgtttagtgtaGGACAATACTGTAGCTCCATAAACCTGAACACACCGTAAGAGctataaaagtaaataaaaataaaaggattACTCTCCTTTTATGTTCTaaggaagccctaagcggccatcaaTTTCCGtttttcctgtgataacggaATAATTATCTTGAgataatgaatgttgttttcctgtgaACTTGAGAtaagaattttttttcttttctttttttcatttccccgtcaatcccaggcagaggaaattttGGTGCTTCTCATTCAGGAGAATCCATTTAACGTTAACCTAACCTGCAGGCCTCCTCACCTTATTTATAGCTCCATGTAAATGAAGAGATCAAGTGTCAGCTCTCTGTACAATCAGAGGGAACCTTTTCTGACTGGAAACACACTGATGGTTTCATTATTAACTTTTGGTTTATCTCTAATGGGTATGAATTATGCTCATGTGTGCAGAGTCAAAGAATATATCCTGCAGTAGATGTTTCTtgtgaaaatatgaaaacatgtgtgtaattacaacaacaaaaaaaaaatactttctcAAAACCAATCACATTTATGAATCATTTTTTAGGAAAGAAACAAACTCTCGATGTTGTAATATGTTGGGTTCGGGAGAGACATGGCCTACATTGACAATTAATGAGACAGAAAGTTTACTTTTCCCTTTACAGAAGATAAGAGACCAACAAGTGTGACAAACCATGCAGATGTGAGCAaagctcctcctcctgtcagtCACTCTCAGTTTCAGTGTTGTATTAAATTGCTCCTccagcacctcctctcctcatcctccaaAGCCTCTAATCTGTCAGCAGTAAGCTCACTTTCCAAGTTACAAGGCCATTctcagcacacacagacaccatgCTGGGGACCCTCTGCACTCTCATCACTGCTCTAACATGTAAGGAGGCTGACTTACTGCAGCTTTGACCTCATGTTGGATTCATCAGTCTGTGTTTCTCTTGACTCCACGTCATCTTGTTGTTTCCAGGTGTGAGTGGTGTGACGCTGGTGACACAGAAGCCTCCTGTTGTGACGCTGAGGAAAGGAGAGACAGCCACCATGGACTGTAACCTGGGGACTGTTACTAACAGTGGAGCTCGCTGGTATAAACAGATTCCTGGAGGAGTTCCTCAGTTTGTCTTATATTTTCATCACAGCTCAAGCTCTCCAACCTATGGCTCTGGTTTCTCATCTCCCAAGTTCACATCTACTCATCAGTCTCAATCAGATTATCGTTTGATCATCAACAATGTGGAAGAGGGAGACTCAGCAGTCTATTACTGTAAAACATGGGACAGCTCTGTGAATGAGTACGCATCACAGTGATTTACTCTGTGACAAAAACGTCCTCACAAATACTTCTGCTTTTTGAGTCTTTCACACATCAACTAATGCTCTCCTACTAGCccactggagaaaaaaaattagtACAAGCCAGTTTCCTCAATCTTTTTTTGAAATACCAATttcatataaatattttttcaaccaCTGAACAGTATAAGTAATTAAATTGCATATTAGatgttttctgctttttgttttgttattctCATTTGGACTGGAAAGCACAGTGACAAAACACCAATATGTAACAGACAAAGTTAATCATAGAgattcattcttgaccttgggtACAAATATATCGGGCAAATATTCATATCAATCAGTAGGACCAGAGAGGACCTTGAGTCGAGAACattaaacacatataaacaaagATGAGTCCAAAAACACATCATCTGGGTTTAGTAAATCGATATTAACTAAACCCACAAAATCAAGGTTATAAAATATAACCTtctaaaaatttaaattcactGTGCTGCCTATGTCAGTGGATAGTTTACAGAGAATCTTTAGGGATAATAAAATGCAGCAATAAACATTTGTGTTTACACTCTCTTTTAACTTAACACTAATGCTGGAGACTCAGGGCCTTTTTAACCGCTCATAAAACAGACTCAGCAACATTTTTATATCTTGGTACTTCATGAATTTTCTAATTTTCATGAAAATTGCTGGTAATCATGATTCTGGACTGATGACATGTTTCAGAAGTTCACCGCAGAACATACCATTTTAATAGCTTTAATGAAGTCttgaaaccagaaaaaaaatgttttgcacttAATGTTATTATTAGGGGTTTATTTACATAATCTGAGGAAAGGAGAAAGGACAGCCACCATGGACTGGAACCTGGAGACTGTTACTGATGTTGGAGCTCGCTGGTTTAAACAGATTCCTGGAGAATTTTCTCAGTTTGTCTTCAAAGCTCTCCAAACTATGACTCTGGTTTCTCCTCTCCAAATTCACATCTTGGGAGCACCTAAAGTGCCAGAAcaatcaataaatgaataaaagaataaataaatacatgtggaaatataaaaaagaaataatgaatgaataaaataataaataaataaatgtggaaagaTATGCaagaattaatgaattaataaaacaagaaaataagaatgaaagaataaatgaattaaataataaatatacaaatttgcttttgcttttcCCTTATGAGACTCATTGTCATTGCCTTTCCTTTGGGAGCCCAACCTGTCAATCAATGTGTTTTGGCCCGCCCACTAAGTCAAGTCTGAGCCGATGACTGATACCTTTGTGTCGATATGCTGCGCACATTACTGCATGTATTATGATGattgactgtataaaaaaatcGACAGTGTCTATGACGTCACTCATTGATTTCTGAACAGCTGTTTTGAAGTAGCTGAGGTTCCTGATTTCTGAAACCATGCACCTATAGCTACCAAGCTAATATGCGACTCTGCGTTGCTAGCATGGAGGTAGCTAATTGGCTAAAACCCCCCAGAGGCAAGTCGAAGTTAGTGGTTGGTAGCCAGTCTGTATCATTACCAGCTTACATAATGTCCACAACGCAAACAATTTTTGTGGCAGTAACACaggagcagctcgttgttgaagcagggtAAGCCTACATatagaggaagctgtgcgtcatgccTAAAATCCAACAGGACTATTTTATCCActcatattttctctctctctgtgcatctcagaAATGATTATttgctgaataaataacagctggtagctgctgagtcaAAGCAAAGATTGTTTTTACCAGCGACATTCAGTTTATGGACTCACCGTCGACATTGctataaaacaaacaggaaCCAATGTGAAAGAAACAGGCTAATATTGATCAAAAGAAAGCGATGCTCTTTTCAATAACAGaatactgttaatatatcagaatcaatccagtGATCATCTGATGTTACATTGATGTACACATAGATGTTACAGTGCGtattcatttgctctgcagagactaaaaaTGCTTAAATGCGTGTTAATGGAAagttaaagtatttatttgccAACTTCTGAAAAAATTATGCAGGTTGCTTTCCAGCAGGTCACCAGTGCCATGGTATGCGCTCactagatttcagttgtattagtagaacaataaagccttgaACTGCAAAGAcctttgcctgattttctaaatgtttacatctgcccagctctgtgactgtgacaagcaCCCGACACTAGGGCTGATCTGCGTAACTGCGCACAGAGACTGGATAACAGCTCACTTCGATTAATGAAGCctaatgcagattacagactggttaagttatgaaggtatgaatggaaaatgtagcgaaataATAGGCAGGCATCCTCACTACTGTCTTCATgtaagtaacagcagcacaaaagaaaagtttgtTGCCTAATATTGAGACACTTTGCTGCACCTGCCTCCAGCGaatcatttttttctcccttaactgTTCAGCAGCACCGCGTcacatgttttctataggcctacatatttttttgtccGGATTTCAAACATTTGTTTACACTGTAAGAAACGAACTGTGAaattcacagtaaataactggcagaAACTGATAAGCAACttattgtaaaaacaaatcacaataAATAACTAGCAACAATTGACAAGTAACTTACTGTGAAatccaacgagggttaaaatgaagggcaactggacttggttgaagatactggaagacgtttcgtccctcatccaaaggacttcttcagttctgactgactggcagggaaactcagctatttaacctcagtggggtcgttatcccgggtcatcgataccgctggttcgttagtgttccttgttgctgtgacgacagtcgttacagtcgttgagactacctgtggccaagactgaacgaccatcgttggtatcttcacctgaggccaataggttacgtttgttgagtttcctgggaagtgatgaaaggacagcattgtaagtgggggataagtggtggcgtagaccccctcccctgttcaatgacggcttctcaaccctggtgtagatggcttccttgNNNNNNNNNNNNNNNNNNNNNNNNNNNNNNNNNNNNNNNNNNNNNNNNNNNNNNNNNNNNNNNNNNNNNNNNNNNNNNNNNNNNNNNNNNNNNNNNNNNNTAATGGCtgattctgtggctgtgatgaggtctacTATTGGTAGCTGCTGTGGTGTAATGgcaaagtttaatcctttggccagaacgtctttctctggttgggtgagttccctatctgacaagtttttcacccatctgttgtctgtttcaagtgttgtggggttattgtcctttctcctccaagacaattctcctgttctgttagtgcagctcgctctggactgtaggttttggaaactcaacaaacgtaacctattggcctcaggtgaagataccaacgatggtcgttcagtcttggccacaggtagtctcaacgactgtaacgactgtcgtcacagcaacaaggaacactaacgaaccagcggtatcgatgacccgggataacgaccccactgaggttaaatagctgagtttccctgccagtcagtcagaactgaagaagtcctttggatgagggacgaaacgtcttccagtatcttcaaccaagtccagttgcccttcattttaaccctcgttggataactatgacctggatgactgagaatcttcataggcATCTTACTGTGAAATCAAAGATCACAATAAATAACTGGATGCAATTGAGAAGTAACTTACTGTGAAAACAAAGATCACAataaataactggcagcaattgACAAGTAACTTACTCTGAAAACAAagatcacagtaaataactggaTGCAATTGAGAAGTAACTTGTGGTGAAAACAAAGATCACAATAAACAACTGGCAGCAATTGACAAGTAACTTACTGTGAAAACAAAGATCACAATAAGTAACTGTCAGCAACTGACAAGTAACTTACTGTCAAAACAAAGATCACAataaataactggcagcaacTGACAAGCAACTTACTGTGAAAACAAGTCACAATAAACAACTGGCAGCAATTGACAAGTAACTTACTGTGAAAACAAAGATCACAATAAGTAACTGTCAGCAACTGACAAGTAACTTACTGTCAAAACAAAGATCACAataaataactggcagcaacTGACAAGCAACTTACTGTGAAAACAagtcacagtaaataactggcaaCAATTGACAAGTAActtactgtgaaaacaaatcaaaataaattcaattcaattttatttatacagtgccaaatcacaacaacagttatctcacagtgctttccataaaagagcaggtctcgaccgtactctgtgatgttatttacagaaacccaacaattcccaccaagagcaatcactaggcgacagaggcagaGGCACTTccttttaacaggcagaaacctcgagcagaaccatggctcagggtgggcggccatctgcctcgaccggttgggggtgaaggagagtgagagaaagagagagagagcgagagagagagggcaagagag is from Micropterus dolomieu isolate WLL.071019.BEF.003 ecotype Adirondacks linkage group LG02, ASM2129224v1, whole genome shotgun sequence and encodes:
- the LOC123967479 gene encoding immunoglobulin lambda-1 light chain-like — encoded protein: MLGTLCTLITALTCVSGVTLVTQKPPVVTLRKGETATMDCNLGTVTNSGARWYKQIPGGVPQFVLYFHHSSSSPTYGSGFSSPKFTSTHQSQSDYRLIINNVEEGDSAVYYCKTWDSSVNEYAFGQGTKLIVTSSSLPPPVLTVFPPSSAELQSNKATLVCLSSQSGPFADVSWLAAGSPVSSGISTSTAVQQPDKTFQISSYLAIQTSDWNMDKIYTCKVSLGSQTSEKNINKSDCPTEE